One window of Oreochromis niloticus isolate F11D_XX linkage group LG23, O_niloticus_UMD_NMBU, whole genome shotgun sequence genomic DNA carries:
- the LOC100710998 gene encoding NACHT, LRR and PYD domains-containing protein 3 isoform X2 — MDQREDREEGVPPSKTTLCGEHESQTKAQRNQHRPEPDPSCVSLKSDNSKGFITDFKEGRCSAVERWDQESSESPSSKSTQQHHLDSIFMLLEDNIITFVKSELKNIQMVLNPDYPECLKSQREDGEELESEAREQIRTSREAFMKITLNFLRKMKQEKLADYLQNKHAAVCQRALKFSLREKFQCVFEGTPKAGNPILLNQIYTELYITEGGITEVSREHEIRQIETASMTPDRPETTIKLVDLFKASHARKQPVRTVLTKGVAGIGKTVLTQKFTLDWAEGKANQDIQFIFPFNFRELNVLKEKRFSLVELVHHFFTETKEAGICSFEDFQAVFIFDGLDECQLPLDFHNTDVLNDPRKSTSVDVLFINLIRGKLLPSSHLWITTRPAAANQIPPECIDMVTDIRGFTDTQKEEYFRKRFRDEEQASRIIFHIKTSRSLHIMCHIPVFCWIIATVLEDVLKTRERGELPKNLTEMYIHFLVIQAKVKKVKYDGGAETDLHWSPESRTMIESLGKLAFDQLQKGNLIFYESDLTECGIDIAAASVYSGVFTQIFREERGLYQKKVFCFLHLSVQEFLAALHVHLMFFHSGVSLLEVQEATSRFSETTKETRFYKNAVKKALKDPYGHWDLFLRFLLGLSLQTSQTLLQGLLTQTVSASQTNQTVVQYIKEKLSQNLSAEKSINLFHCLNELNDRALVKEIQWYLRSGRLSADKLSPAQWSALVFILLSSEKDLDVFDLKKYSASEKAFLRLLPVIKASNKALLNLCNLSESSCEVLSSVLTSQSCSLRELDLSSNDLQDSGLKLLSTVLESPYCKLQSLRLTSCYLTERSCEALSSVFISQSFRLRELDLSNNDLKDSGGILLSAGLKNPHCTLKSLSLSGCLIAERGCISLASALSSNPSHLGELDLSYNHPGESGMKLLSDGLKDPLWRLETLRVEPSGEQWLRPGLRKYSCQLTIDTNTVNRNLKLSDCNSKVTHVEEVQSYPDHPDRFDYWPQLLCRDGLTGRCYWEVEWKGLAYISVSYRRIERKGDSRDCTFGFNEKSWSLSCCDDGPPSVSHNKKVTFISSSSSSSSVSNRVAVYVDCPAGTLSFYRVSSDTLIHLHTFNTTFTEPLYPGFRVWLSGSSVCLC, encoded by the exons atggatcagcgtgaggacagagaggagggagtccctccctctaaaaccactctgtgtggggaacatgagagccagaccaaagctcagag gaatcAACATCGACCTGAACCTGATCCAAGCTGTGTGTCATTAAAGAGCGACAACTCCAAGGGTTTTATTACTGATTTTAAAGAAGGAAGATGTTCTGCTGTAGAGAG ATGGGACCAAGAGAGCTCAGAGTCTCCCAGTAGCAAGTCTACCCAGCAGCATCActtggactccatatttatg ttgctggaggacaacatcatcacttttgtcAAGAGTGAGCTGAAGAATATCCAGATGGTTCTCAATCCAGATTACCCAGAATGCCTAAAGAGTCAGAGAGAGGATGGTGAAGAGCTGGAGAGTGAGGCTAGAGAGCAGATAAGAACCAGCAGAGAGGCATTTATGAAGATCACACTGAACTTCCTGAGGAAAATGAAGCAGGAGAAGCTGGCTGACTATCTGCAAAACA AACATGCTGCAGTTTGTCAACGTGCACTTAAATTTAGCCTGAGagagaagttccagtgtgtgtttgaaggGACTCccaaagcaggaaacccaatccttctgaatcagatctacacagagctctacatcacagagggagggattACAGAGGTCAGTCGTGAACATGAgatcagacagattgaaacagcatccatgACACCTGatagaccagaaacaacaatcaaacTAGTAGATCTCTTTAAAGCCTCACATGCAAGGAAACAACCagtcagaacagtgctgacaaagggagtggctggcattgggaaaacagtcttaacacagaagttcactctggactgggctgaaggcaaagccaaccaggacatccagttcatatttccattcaatttcagagagctgaatgtgctgaaagagaaaaggttcagcttggtggaacttgttcatcacttctttactgaaaccaaagaagcaggaatctgcagctttgaagacttccaggctgtgttcatctttgatggtctggatgagtgtcaacttcctctggacttccacaacaCTGATGTCCTAAATGACCCtcgaaagtccacctcagtggatgtgctgtttataaacctcatcagggggaagcTGCTTCCCTCTTCtcacctctggataaccacacgacctgcagcagctaATCAGATTCCTCCTGAATGTATTGACATGGTGACAGACATCAGAGGATTCACTGacacacagaaggaggagtacttcaggaagaggtTCAGAGATGAGGAACAGGCCTCTAGGATCATCttccacatcaagacatcacgaagcctccacatcatgtgtcacatcccagtcttctgctggatcattgctacagttctggaggatgtgttGAAAaccagagagagaggagagctgcccaaaaacctgactgagatgtacatccacttcctggtcatccaggccaaagtgaagaaagtcaaatatgatggaggagctgagacagatctcCACTGGAGTCCAGAAAGCAGGACGATGATTGAGTCtttgggaaaactggcttttgatcagctgcagaaaggaaacctgatcttctatgaatcagacctgacagagtgtggcatcgatatcgcagcagcctcagtgtactcaggagtgttcacacagatctttagagaggagagaggactgtaccagaaaaaagttttttgtttccttcatctgagtgttcaggagtttctggctgctcttcatgtccatctgatgTTCTTCCACTCTGGAGTCAGTCTTCTGGAAGTACAAGAAGCAACATCCAGGTTTtctgaaacaacaaaagaaacacgTTTCTACAAGAATGCTGTAAAAAAGGCTTTGAAGGATCCATATGGACACTGGGatttgttcctccgcttcctcctgggtctttcactgcaaaCCAGTCAGACTCTCCTACAAggcctgctgacacagacagtaAGTGCctcacagaccaatcagacAGTAGTCCAATACATCAAGGAGAAGCTCAGTcaaaatctgtctgcagagaaaagcattaacctgttccactgtctgaatgaactgaatgatcgcgCTCTAGTCAAGGAGATCCAATGGTACTTGAGATCAGGACGTCTCTCtgcagataaactgtctcctgctcagtggtcagctctggtcttcatcttactctcatcagaaaaagatttggatgtgtttgacctgaagaaatactctgcttcagagaaGGCttttctgaggctgctgccagtgatcaaagcctccaacaaagctct actgaatctctgtaacctctcagagagCAGCTGTGAAGTCTTGTCCTCAGTTCTCACCTCACaatcctgcagtctgagagaACTGGACCTGAGCAGCAatgacctgcaggattcaggattGAAGCTTCTATCTACAGTACTAGAAAGTCCATATTGTAAGCTGCAAAGTCTCAG attgACTTCCTGTTACTtaacagagagaagctgtgaagctctgtcctcagttttCATCTCCCAGTCTTTtcgtctgagagagctggacctcaGTAACAATGACCTGAAAGATTCCGGTGGAATTCTACTGTCTGCTGGATTGAAAAATCCACACTGTACACTGAAAAGTCTCAG TCTTTCAGGCTGTCTTATTGCAGAGAGAGGCTGCATTTCTCTGGCTTCAGCcctgagctccaacccctcccatctgggagagcttgacctgagctacaatcatccaggagaatcaggaatgaagctgcttTCAGATGGACTGAAGGATCCACTCTGGAGACTGGAAACACTCAG GGTGGAGCCTTCAGGAGAAcaatggttgagaccaggtctgaggaagt attcctgtcaactcacaatcgacacaaacacagtaaacaGAAACCTCAAACTGTCTGACTGCAACAGtaaggtgacacatgtggaggaggttcagtcatatcctgatcatccagacagatttgattacTGGCCTCAGCTGCTTTGCAgagatggtctgactggtcgctgttactgggaggtcgagtggaaaGGACTGGCTTacatatcagtgagttacagaagaatcgAAAGGAAAGGAGATAGTAGAGACTGTACCTTTGGATTTAATGAAAAGTCCTGGAGTCTGAGCTGCTGTGATGACGGCCCTCCTTCTGTCAGTCACAATAAGAAAGTAACAtttatctcctcctcctcctcctcctcctctgtctctaacagagtagccgtgtatgtggactgtcctgctggcactctgtccttctacagagtctcctctgacactctgatccacctccacaccttcaacaccacattcactgaacctctttatcctgggtttagaGTCTGGCTTTCTGGTTCctcagtgtgtctgtgctga
- the LOC100710998 gene encoding NLR family CARD domain-containing protein 3 isoform X3, with amino-acid sequence MDQREDREEGVPPSKTTLCGEHESQTKAQRNQHRPEPDPSCVSLKSDNSKGFITDFKEGRCSAVERWDQESSESPSSKSTQQHHLDSIFMLLEDNIITFVKSELKNIQMVLNPDYPECLKSQREDGEELESEAREQIRTSREAFMKITLNFLRKMKQEKLADYLQNKHAAVCQRALKFSLREKFQCVFEGTPKAGNPILLNQIYTELYITEGGITEVSREHEIRQIETASMTPDRPETTIKLVDLFKASHARKQPVRTVLTKGVAGIGKTVLTQKFTLDWAEGKANQDIQFIFPFNFRELNVLKEKRFSLVELVHHFFTETKEAGICSFEDFQAVFIFDGLDECQLPLDFHNTDVLNDPRKSTSVDVLFINLIRGKLLPSSHLWITTRPAAANQIPPECIDMVTDIRGFTDTQKEEYFRKRFRDEEQASRIIFHIKTSRSLHIMCHIPVFCWIIATVLEDVLKTRERGELPKNLTEMYIHFLVIQAKVKKVKYDGGAETDLHWSPESRTMIESLGKLAFDQLQKGNLIFYESDLTECGIDIAAASVYSGVFTQIFREERGLYQKKVFCFLHLSVQEFLAALHVHLMFFHSGVSLLEVQEATSRFSETTKETRFYKNAVKKALKDPYGHWDLFLRFLLGLSLQTSQTLLQGLLTQTVSASQTNQTVVQYIKEKLSQNLSAEKSINLFHCLNELNDRALVKEIQWYLRSGRLSADKLSPAQWSALVFILLSSEKDLDVFDLKKYSASEKAFLRLLPVIKASNKALLNLCNLSESSCEVLSSVLTSQSCSLRELDLSSNDLQDSGLKLLSTVLESPYCKLQSLREKL; translated from the exons atggatcagcgtgaggacagagaggagggagtccctccctctaaaaccactctgtgtggggaacatgagagccagaccaaagctcagag gaatcAACATCGACCTGAACCTGATCCAAGCTGTGTGTCATTAAAGAGCGACAACTCCAAGGGTTTTATTACTGATTTTAAAGAAGGAAGATGTTCTGCTGTAGAGAG ATGGGACCAAGAGAGCTCAGAGTCTCCCAGTAGCAAGTCTACCCAGCAGCATCActtggactccatatttatg ttgctggaggacaacatcatcacttttgtcAAGAGTGAGCTGAAGAATATCCAGATGGTTCTCAATCCAGATTACCCAGAATGCCTAAAGAGTCAGAGAGAGGATGGTGAAGAGCTGGAGAGTGAGGCTAGAGAGCAGATAAGAACCAGCAGAGAGGCATTTATGAAGATCACACTGAACTTCCTGAGGAAAATGAAGCAGGAGAAGCTGGCTGACTATCTGCAAAACA AACATGCTGCAGTTTGTCAACGTGCACTTAAATTTAGCCTGAGagagaagttccagtgtgtgtttgaaggGACTCccaaagcaggaaacccaatccttctgaatcagatctacacagagctctacatcacagagggagggattACAGAGGTCAGTCGTGAACATGAgatcagacagattgaaacagcatccatgACACCTGatagaccagaaacaacaatcaaacTAGTAGATCTCTTTAAAGCCTCACATGCAAGGAAACAACCagtcagaacagtgctgacaaagggagtggctggcattgggaaaacagtcttaacacagaagttcactctggactgggctgaaggcaaagccaaccaggacatccagttcatatttccattcaatttcagagagctgaatgtgctgaaagagaaaaggttcagcttggtggaacttgttcatcacttctttactgaaaccaaagaagcaggaatctgcagctttgaagacttccaggctgtgttcatctttgatggtctggatgagtgtcaacttcctctggacttccacaacaCTGATGTCCTAAATGACCCtcgaaagtccacctcagtggatgtgctgtttataaacctcatcagggggaagcTGCTTCCCTCTTCtcacctctggataaccacacgacctgcagcagctaATCAGATTCCTCCTGAATGTATTGACATGGTGACAGACATCAGAGGATTCACTGacacacagaaggaggagtacttcaggaagaggtTCAGAGATGAGGAACAGGCCTCTAGGATCATCttccacatcaagacatcacgaagcctccacatcatgtgtcacatcccagtcttctgctggatcattgctacagttctggaggatgtgttGAAAaccagagagagaggagagctgcccaaaaacctgactgagatgtacatccacttcctggtcatccaggccaaagtgaagaaagtcaaatatgatggaggagctgagacagatctcCACTGGAGTCCAGAAAGCAGGACGATGATTGAGTCtttgggaaaactggcttttgatcagctgcagaaaggaaacctgatcttctatgaatcagacctgacagagtgtggcatcgatatcgcagcagcctcagtgtactcaggagtgttcacacagatctttagagaggagagaggactgtaccagaaaaaagttttttgtttccttcatctgagtgttcaggagtttctggctgctcttcatgtccatctgatgTTCTTCCACTCTGGAGTCAGTCTTCTGGAAGTACAAGAAGCAACATCCAGGTTTtctgaaacaacaaaagaaacacgTTTCTACAAGAATGCTGTAAAAAAGGCTTTGAAGGATCCATATGGACACTGGGatttgttcctccgcttcctcctgggtctttcactgcaaaCCAGTCAGACTCTCCTACAAggcctgctgacacagacagtaAGTGCctcacagaccaatcagacAGTAGTCCAATACATCAAGGAGAAGCTCAGTcaaaatctgtctgcagagaaaagcattaacctgttccactgtctgaatgaactgaatgatcgcgCTCTAGTCAAGGAGATCCAATGGTACTTGAGATCAGGACGTCTCTCtgcagataaactgtctcctgctcagtggtcagctctggtcttcatcttactctcatcagaaaaagatttggatgtgtttgacctgaagaaatactctgcttcagagaaGGCttttctgaggctgctgccagtgatcaaagcctccaacaaagctct actgaatctctgtaacctctcagagagCAGCTGTGAAGTCTTGTCCTCAGTTCTCACCTCACaatcctgcagtctgagagaACTGGACCTGAGCAGCAatgacctgcaggattcaggattGAAGCTTCTATCTACAGTACTAGAAAGTCCATATTGTAAGCTGCAAAGTCTCAG agagaagctgtga